The Fictibacillus arsenicus genome contains a region encoding:
- the megL gene encoding methionine gamma-lyase — protein MDTKRFETEVIHKGYHALQHHGSLSPPIFQTSTFVFDTAETGASRFAGEQEGYIYSRLSNPTVAMLEERIASMESGEKGLAFGSGMAAVSAILLGLTKTGDHILCSEGVYGCTFGLLQLMEEKYHITHDFHSMSDEDSIRGSITDHTTVIYIESPINPTMKLVDIEMVARIAKEYGIPVVVDNTFSSPYLQRPLELGCDVVIHSATKYLCGHGDVIGGLAVGSNELMSHLAMTTQKDIGGVMSPFDAWLLLRGIKTLPVRMDRHCENAKKLSELLKEHPAVETILFPGDPEFPQYELANKQMKNAGGLISFQIKGDKAAAQSFMNSLQLIKIAVSLGDAETLIQHPATMTHAVVPEESRKQMGINDQLLRLSIGLEAWEDIWSDLEQALNKI, from the coding sequence ATGGATACAAAACGCTTTGAAACTGAAGTAATTCATAAAGGCTATCATGCTCTGCAGCATCATGGAAGTTTGTCTCCTCCAATATTTCAGACGTCTACGTTTGTGTTTGATACCGCTGAAACTGGAGCAAGCCGTTTTGCTGGTGAACAAGAAGGATACATTTATTCACGGTTAAGCAATCCAACTGTTGCGATGCTTGAAGAACGGATTGCTTCTATGGAAAGTGGTGAAAAAGGACTGGCTTTTGGATCCGGAATGGCTGCAGTATCAGCTATTTTACTTGGTCTTACTAAAACGGGTGATCATATTCTTTGTTCAGAAGGTGTGTATGGCTGTACGTTCGGTCTTTTGCAGCTAATGGAAGAGAAATATCATATCACACACGATTTTCACTCCATGAGTGATGAAGATTCTATACGAGGATCTATTACAGATCATACAACTGTCATTTATATTGAGTCTCCAATTAATCCTACAATGAAGCTTGTGGATATAGAAATGGTAGCAAGGATCGCAAAGGAATATGGTATACCTGTTGTGGTAGATAATACTTTTTCTTCGCCATACTTGCAGCGTCCGCTTGAATTAGGTTGTGATGTTGTCATTCATAGCGCAACAAAATATTTATGCGGCCATGGTGATGTTATAGGCGGGCTGGCAGTAGGCAGCAATGAACTTATGAGTCATCTTGCTATGACAACTCAAAAAGATATAGGCGGTGTCATGTCTCCATTTGATGCATGGCTGCTGCTGCGCGGTATAAAGACATTGCCTGTACGAATGGACCGTCATTGTGAAAATGCAAAAAAACTTTCAGAATTGCTAAAAGAACATCCAGCAGTAGAAACGATTCTGTTCCCTGGTGACCCCGAATTTCCTCAATACGAACTGGCAAATAAGCAAATGAAAAATGCAGGAGGTCTTATAAGTTTTCAGATTAAAGGAGATAAAGCTGCTGCTCAATCTTTTATGAATTCGTTACAATTAATAAAAATTGCGGTCAGTCTTGGAGACGCAGAAACTCTGATTCAGCACCCTGCAACCATGACCCATGCGGTTGTTCCTGAAGAAAGCAGAAAGCAAATGGGAATTAATGATCAGCTTCTGCGTTTATCCATTGGTCTAGAAGCTTGGGAAGATATCTGGAGTGACCTGGAACAGGCATTAAATAAAATATAA
- the acsA gene encoding acetate--CoA ligase, which yields MKLEALPIIKGDFNLQDYEAAYGAFDWKDIEKEFSWHKTGRVNIAYEAIDRHAASHRKNKVALYFSDQKRDEKYTFKEMKEMSNKAGNMLRQLGVEKGDRVFIFMPRSPELYFAFLGSVKLGAIVGPLFEAFMEGAVRDRLEDSEAKVLVTTPSLLERVPVSELPNLKHVILVGEDVKEEGPYVSYFDRMAKASKDLDIEWVDREDGLILHYTSGSTGKPKGVLHVHNAMLQHYQTSKWVLDLKEEDVYWCTADPGWVTGTSYGIFGPWLNGASSVIRGGRFSPEDWYGTIEKYGVTVWYSAPTAFRMLMGAGDEVVKKFDLSALRHILSVGEPLNPEVVRWGMKVFNLRIHDNWWMTETGGQLISNYPAMEIKPGSMGKPFPGVEAAIIDDQDNILPPYRMGNLAIKKGWPSMMRKIWNNPEKYDSYFTPGGWYVSGDSAYMDEDGYFWFQGRIDDVIMTSGERVGPFEVESKLVEHPAVAEAGVIGKPDPVRGEIIKAFIALRSGYEPNDELIEEIRSFVKSGLAAHAAPREIEFRDKLPKTRSGKIMRRVLKAWELDLPTGDLSTMED from the coding sequence ATGAAACTGGAAGCGCTTCCGATAATAAAAGGTGATTTTAATTTACAAGATTATGAGGCAGCATACGGAGCATTTGATTGGAAAGACATTGAGAAAGAATTCTCCTGGCATAAGACAGGTCGAGTAAATATAGCATATGAAGCCATTGACCGGCATGCTGCATCCCATCGAAAAAACAAAGTCGCACTCTATTTTTCAGATCAAAAGAGGGACGAGAAGTACACGTTTAAAGAAATGAAGGAAATGTCTAATAAAGCAGGAAATATGCTGCGTCAACTAGGAGTAGAAAAAGGGGATCGTGTGTTTATTTTCATGCCGCGTTCACCTGAGCTTTATTTCGCATTCCTTGGTTCCGTCAAATTAGGAGCTATTGTTGGTCCGCTCTTTGAAGCATTTATGGAAGGTGCCGTAAGAGATAGACTTGAAGACAGTGAAGCAAAAGTACTGGTGACAACACCTTCACTTTTAGAACGTGTACCTGTCAGTGAACTGCCAAACTTAAAACATGTAATTCTTGTTGGAGAAGATGTAAAAGAAGAAGGTCCATATGTAAGTTACTTTGATCGCATGGCAAAAGCCTCTAAGGATCTTGATATTGAATGGGTTGACCGCGAAGATGGATTAATTCTTCATTATACATCAGGTTCAACAGGTAAGCCGAAAGGTGTGCTGCATGTACACAATGCAATGCTTCAGCATTATCAGACTTCTAAATGGGTTCTTGATCTAAAAGAAGAAGATGTATACTGGTGTACAGCAGACCCAGGCTGGGTAACAGGTACCTCGTATGGAATCTTTGGACCATGGCTGAACGGAGCTTCGAGTGTAATTAGAGGCGGACGTTTTTCACCAGAAGACTGGTATGGAACCATTGAAAAATACGGCGTAACAGTATGGTACAGTGCTCCTACAGCTTTCCGTATGCTGATGGGCGCTGGAGATGAAGTTGTGAAGAAATTTGATCTGTCCGCACTGCGTCACATCTTAAGTGTCGGTGAACCTTTAAACCCTGAAGTTGTTCGATGGGGGATGAAGGTATTTAATCTTCGTATTCATGATAACTGGTGGATGACTGAAACAGGCGGCCAATTAATCAGTAACTATCCTGCGATGGAAATTAAACCAGGCTCGATGGGGAAACCGTTCCCTGGTGTTGAAGCAGCAATTATTGATGATCAGGATAATATCTTGCCTCCATACCGAATGGGTAACCTTGCGATTAAAAAGGGCTGGCCGTCCATGATGCGGAAAATTTGGAATAACCCTGAAAAGTATGATTCATATTTTACTCCTGGCGGCTGGTATGTATCAGGTGATTCAGCATACATGGATGAAGACGGATATTTCTGGTTCCAGGGAAGAATTGACGATGTAATCATGACTTCCGGAGAACGTGTTGGACCGTTTGAGGTGGAGAGCAAGCTTGTTGAACATCCGGCTGTTGCAGAAGCAGGTGTAATTGGTAAGCCAGACCCTGTTCGCGGAGAAATTATTAAAGCATTCATCGCCTTGCGTTCTGGCTATGAGCCAAACGACGAGCTGATAGAAGAGATTAGAAGTTTTGTGAAATCAGGACTCGCAGCGCATGCGGCTCCACGTGAGATTGAATTCCGGGATAAACTTCCAAAAACACGAAGCGGTAAAATTATGCGTCGTGTACTAAAGGCTTGGGAGCTTGATCTTCCAACAGGCGACCTTTCTACAATGGAAGACTAA
- the hisJ gene encoding histidinol-phosphatase HisJ produces MYYDGHVHTPFCPHGSNDTFEKYIERAISLGIKGISFTEHAPLPKNFADPTPAKDSAMLYSDLNHYFQKLQKVKKTYKKFITIKTGLEIDFIEGYEQETEQLLREVSPELDDAILSVHFLQIEGKHFCMDYDENVFEEMVRKSGSLALVYKNYFSAVKKSVKHSFKSFQPLRIGHITLAKKFQKLFPADFSIEEDIHNILIEISERGMSLDYNGAGAVKPFCGEPYPPSWIIKEAQKRKIPLVYGSDAHSAKGLGQGLEQLDQYAKLTSPLLLDRAK; encoded by the coding sequence TTGTATTATGATGGACACGTTCATACTCCATTTTGTCCGCATGGTTCTAATGACACATTCGAAAAGTATATTGAAAGAGCTATATCCCTTGGAATAAAAGGCATTTCGTTTACTGAACATGCCCCATTACCTAAAAATTTTGCAGATCCCACTCCTGCTAAAGACAGTGCAATGCTGTATTCAGATTTGAATCATTATTTTCAAAAACTGCAAAAAGTAAAAAAGACTTACAAAAAATTCATCACGATTAAAACAGGTTTGGAAATTGATTTTATTGAAGGATATGAACAGGAGACAGAACAATTGCTTCGGGAAGTTTCGCCTGAACTGGACGATGCCATTCTTTCTGTCCACTTTTTGCAGATCGAGGGAAAACATTTTTGCATGGATTATGATGAGAATGTTTTTGAAGAGATGGTCAGGAAATCGGGAAGTTTAGCTTTAGTTTATAAAAATTATTTTTCTGCAGTGAAAAAATCTGTTAAACACTCATTCAAAAGCTTTCAACCGCTTAGAATCGGTCATATAACTCTAGCTAAAAAGTTTCAGAAGCTGTTCCCAGCAGATTTCAGTATCGAAGAAGACATCCATAATATTTTAATTGAAATCTCTGAGCGAGGAATGTCTTTAGACTACAATGGCGCTGGTGCTGTTAAACCTTTTTGTGGGGAGCCTTATCCGCCAAGCTGGATTATTAAAGAAGCGCAGAAAAGAAAAATCCCTCTCGTATACGGGTCAGACGCCCATAGCGCTAAGGGACTCGGTCAAGGACTTGAACAACTAGATCAATATGCAAAATTAACTTCCCCACTTCTCTTGGATAGAGCCAAATAA
- the rpsD gene encoding 30S ribosomal protein S4 — MARYTGSTWKVSRRLGISLSGTGKELSKRPYAPGQHGPTQRKKISEYGLQLQEKQKLRFMYGVNERQFRRIFNDAGKMPGIHGENFMALLEARLDNVVYRLGLARTRRAARQLVNHGHITVNGKRVDIASYRLSPGDVIGVREKSRNLTAVKEAIEVNNFVPDFLTFDENKLEGTFTRLPERSELPAEITEQLIVEYYSR; from the coding sequence ATGGCTCGTTATACAGGTTCAACATGGAAAGTTTCCCGTCGTCTTGGAATTTCTCTAAGCGGAACAGGAAAAGAATTATCAAAGCGTCCTTACGCTCCAGGACAACATGGTCCTACTCAACGTAAGAAAATCTCTGAATATGGTTTACAACTACAAGAGAAGCAAAAGCTTCGTTTCATGTACGGTGTAAATGAGCGTCAATTCCGCCGCATTTTCAATGATGCTGGTAAAATGCCTGGTATCCATGGTGAAAACTTCATGGCTCTATTAGAAGCTCGTTTAGACAACGTTGTTTACCGTCTTGGTCTTGCTCGCACACGCCGTGCAGCTCGTCAATTAGTAAACCACGGTCACATCACAGTAAACGGAAAGCGTGTTGACATCGCTTCTTACCGTCTTTCTCCTGGAGATGTAATCGGAGTTCGTGAAAAGTCACGCAACCTTACTGCTGTTAAAGAAGCTATCGAAGTAAACAACTTCGTACCTGACTTCTTAACTTTTGACGAAAACAAATTGGAAGGTACTTTCACTCGCTTACCAGAGCGTTCTGAGCTTCCAGCTGAGATCACAGAACAACTTATCGTTGAATACTATTCTCGTTAA
- a CDS encoding GAF domain-containing protein, giving the protein MFSVQQYSTDRNKAYDLLCKQLSALLAGETNATANLANASALLNQFLDRVNWVGFYTFEEESNQLVLGPFQGLPACVRIPLGKGVCGTSAQNQETLVVKDVHEFPGHIACDAASQSEIVVPLVKNGKLLGVLDIDSPEKERFDEVDRENLEKFTNILLQHI; this is encoded by the coding sequence ATGTTTTCCGTTCAACAATATAGTACTGACAGAAATAAAGCTTATGATCTTTTGTGCAAACAGCTTTCAGCACTTCTTGCAGGTGAAACAAATGCAACAGCAAATTTAGCTAATGCATCTGCTTTGTTAAATCAATTCTTGGATAGAGTAAATTGGGTTGGTTTTTACACATTTGAAGAAGAATCAAACCAGCTTGTTTTAGGACCTTTCCAAGGACTTCCTGCTTGTGTAAGAATCCCTTTAGGAAAAGGTGTTTGTGGTACATCTGCTCAAAATCAGGAAACTCTTGTCGTTAAAGATGTACACGAATTTCCAGGTCACATCGCATGCGATGCAGCATCTCAATCAGAAATCGTCGTTCCTCTTGTAAAAAACGGGAAGCTTTTAGGCGTTCTAGATATCGACAGCCCTGAAAAAGAAAGATTCGATGAAGTGGATCGGGAGAATTTAGAAAAGTTTACAAACATATTGCTTCAACACATTTAA
- a CDS encoding transglycosylase domain-containing protein gives MMSHFDGLKQKWEKFVHFLNEKSIIRTARITYNVTWNMFLIVTVLFVLGGVFAAGVGAGFFASLVKDEPVRAYSAMKEDIYNYEETSTVYFDNDQYMGKLQSDLDRQEIKLKDVSPYVIKAIISTEDQYFYEHKGIVPKAILRAMYEEFSGAAIVTGGSTLTQQLIKNQILTNEVSFDRKAKEILLAMRLEKVLKKDEILEAYLNIVPYGRNSSGRNVAGIQAASEGIFGVKASKLNLAQSAYIAGLPKNPFVYTPFNNGGEPKEDISAGLKRMKTVLNRMLSAGTITQAEYDEAIKYDIKKNLTTNKQSSFEKYPFLTVEVQKRTVEVLTKLEAEKDGKKVEELTPEELKEYQDNARIQIRQKGIKIHTTINQKIYDEMQQVVKNDGLFGPANQYVYNNKGQRIKLEKPQPEEVGATLIDNKTGKIISFVGGRDFNREQTNHATSAPRQNGSTMKPLLAYSYAVETGKVQPGTIVPDTPIDINGWKPNNYDKDFDGLVSVRHSLKKSRNIPAIRSYQRVDHAKATEKLIQMGVTTLTKGDRAHTAMALGALDIGVTVEENVNAFSTFANSGKFVDAYMIDRIETNDGEVIYQHKSEPKQVYSPQTSYLMIDMMRDVLSSGTAAGVPRKLAFQSDWAGKTGTTNEDKDSWFVASNPNVTFGVWIGYDTPADLAGNTGQRNQTIWAQLINVAHKHAPQLVDPEQRFAMPSGIVRREICGISGKLPSDLCRSAGLVTTDLFNAKFTPKEVDDTLTKGRYVVVGDAKYKALPTTPEEFTKEGVLIKEEFLKELGLETLNKLTQKIDLLSNIVPEKELKENGKVPSPVAGAKMSDGVLSWSAHGENDVIGYRIYHSTDGKSFNKIGSVTADKTSAKVPNGVVYVTAVDISGKESAAQTKVQVGEKKPPAEPGTPPPTGGDGDKPDKPQDPPPPPTDPGTGDPPPATTQDNKKKDKKPSN, from the coding sequence ATGATGTCTCATTTTGATGGACTTAAACAAAAATGGGAGAAATTTGTCCACTTTTTGAATGAAAAAAGTATTATTCGAACAGCACGAATTACATATAACGTTACTTGGAACATGTTTTTGATTGTCACAGTTCTTTTTGTTTTGGGTGGTGTTTTCGCAGCTGGAGTAGGAGCAGGATTCTTTGCTTCACTAGTAAAGGATGAACCAGTACGCGCTTACTCGGCTATGAAAGAAGACATCTACAACTACGAGGAAACAAGCACTGTTTATTTTGATAACGATCAATACATGGGTAAACTTCAATCAGACTTGGACAGGCAAGAAATTAAACTAAAAGACGTTTCTCCATACGTAATTAAAGCGATTATTTCTACAGAAGATCAATACTTTTATGAACATAAAGGCATAGTGCCAAAAGCGATTCTGCGTGCAATGTATGAAGAATTTTCTGGTGCCGCAATCGTCACAGGCGGAAGTACGCTGACACAGCAGCTAATAAAAAATCAAATTCTTACGAATGAAGTTTCATTTGATAGAAAAGCAAAAGAAATACTTTTAGCTATGCGTCTTGAAAAAGTATTAAAGAAGGATGAGATCCTTGAAGCTTATCTCAATATCGTCCCTTATGGCCGTAATTCTTCTGGACGAAACGTGGCAGGAATCCAGGCAGCATCTGAAGGTATATTTGGAGTCAAAGCTTCCAAGCTTAATTTGGCGCAATCAGCTTACATAGCAGGACTTCCGAAGAACCCGTTCGTGTACACGCCTTTCAACAATGGCGGTGAGCCAAAAGAAGATATTTCAGCAGGCTTAAAACGGATGAAGACTGTTCTAAACCGTATGCTCTCGGCTGGAACGATTACACAAGCTGAATATGATGAAGCGATTAAATATGACATTAAGAAAAATTTAACGACCAATAAGCAATCTTCTTTTGAAAAGTATCCGTTTTTAACAGTTGAAGTACAAAAGCGTACAGTTGAAGTTCTTACAAAATTAGAGGCTGAAAAAGACGGTAAGAAAGTAGAAGAATTAACTCCTGAAGAATTAAAAGAATATCAGGATAACGCACGTATTCAAATCAGGCAAAAAGGAATTAAAATTCATACAACTATCAATCAAAAAATTTATGATGAAATGCAGCAGGTTGTTAAAAATGATGGATTGTTCGGACCAGCTAATCAGTATGTATACAATAATAAAGGTCAGCGAATAAAACTTGAAAAACCACAGCCTGAAGAAGTCGGAGCAACATTAATTGACAATAAAACAGGAAAGATAATCAGTTTTGTTGGCGGGCGTGATTTTAATAGAGAACAAACCAATCATGCGACAAGCGCACCTAGACAAAACGGTTCAACAATGAAGCCATTACTCGCATACTCTTATGCTGTCGAAACAGGCAAAGTTCAGCCAGGAACAATCGTACCTGACACTCCAATCGACATAAATGGATGGAAACCTAATAACTATGATAAAGATTTTGATGGTCTAGTTTCTGTTCGTCACTCACTTAAGAAATCTAGAAATATTCCTGCTATCAGATCTTATCAAAGAGTAGATCATGCGAAAGCTACTGAAAAGCTGATTCAAATGGGGGTAACTACTCTTACTAAAGGTGATAGAGCCCACACTGCAATGGCACTAGGTGCTCTAGATATAGGGGTTACAGTCGAAGAAAATGTTAATGCTTTTTCTACATTTGCAAACAGCGGGAAATTTGTTGATGCTTATATGATTGATAGAATAGAAACGAATGATGGTGAAGTAATCTATCAGCATAAAAGTGAACCGAAACAAGTTTATAGTCCGCAAACATCATATCTAATGATTGATATGATGAGAGATGTACTGTCATCTGGTACTGCCGCAGGTGTACCTCGAAAACTGGCATTTCAGTCTGATTGGGCTGGTAAGACAGGAACAACCAATGAAGATAAAGATTCATGGTTTGTGGCCTCTAATCCTAATGTTACATTCGGAGTTTGGATTGGTTATGACACACCTGCTGATTTAGCTGGTAACACCGGTCAAAGAAATCAGACCATATGGGCTCAGCTTATAAATGTAGCTCATAAACACGCACCTCAATTAGTTGATCCTGAACAAAGATTTGCGATGCCTTCAGGAATTGTACGCCGTGAAATTTGTGGAATCTCTGGTAAACTTCCATCTGATCTTTGCCGAAGTGCGGGTCTTGTAACAACAGATTTGTTTAATGCAAAGTTCACTCCTAAAGAAGTAGATGATACTTTAACAAAAGGCCGTTATGTAGTTGTTGGAGATGCAAAATATAAAGCACTACCAACTACACCTGAAGAATTTACTAAAGAGGGTGTGCTTATAAAAGAAGAATTCTTAAAGGAGCTCGGATTAGAAACCCTGAATAAGCTTACCCAAAAAATTGATCTCTTGAGCAACATCGTTCCTGAGAAAGAGTTAAAAGAGAATGGCAAAGTGCCATCACCTGTTGCAGGAGCAAAAATGTCTGATGGCGTATTATCGTGGTCAGCACATGGTGAGAATGATGTGATTGGATACAGAATCTATCATTCAACAGATGGCAAATCGTTTAATAAAATAGGATCCGTTACAGCAGATAAAACTTCTGCGAAAGTTCCTAATGGAGTTGTCTATGTAACAGCCGTTGATATCTCTGGGAAAGAATCAGCTGCTCAAACAAAAGTTCAAGTAGGGGAAAAGAAACCGCCGGCAGAACCCGGAACTCCTCCTCCGACTGGGGGAGATGGAGATAAACCAGATAAACCACAGGATCCTCCACCACCTCCAACTGATCCAGGTACAGGAGATCCTCCACCAGCAACTACACAAGATAATAAAAAGAAAGACAAAAAACCCTCGAATTGA
- a CDS encoding GNAT family N-acetyltransferase, translated as MKHNKTYNCVALKTSHGTITVEGPVSAETLEGLYFHENLKAFRPANEQKKAVTEIAKLDEGRIIIAKNKDTVIGYVTYVYPDPLERWSEGNMENLLELGAIEVIPDYRNFKVGKTLLKVSMMDDAMEDYIIITTEYYWHWDLKGTKLSVWDYRKIMEKMMNAGDLEYMATDDPEISSHPANCLMVRIGKRIDLDSVQQFDRIRFKNRFMY; from the coding sequence ATGAAACACAATAAAACATATAACTGCGTTGCTTTAAAAACATCTCATGGCACAATAACCGTTGAAGGACCCGTGTCAGCCGAAACACTGGAAGGCCTATATTTTCATGAAAATCTAAAGGCGTTCAGACCAGCTAACGAGCAAAAAAAAGCTGTTACTGAAATTGCTAAGCTGGATGAAGGAAGAATTATTATTGCAAAAAATAAAGATACAGTCATCGGCTATGTTACATACGTGTATCCCGATCCACTTGAACGATGGTCAGAAGGCAACATGGAAAATCTGCTGGAACTTGGTGCTATTGAAGTAATACCTGACTACCGGAATTTTAAAGTTGGCAAAACACTATTAAAAGTTTCTATGATGGATGATGCGATGGAAGACTACATCATCATCACAACTGAGTACTATTGGCATTGGGACTTAAAAGGAACAAAGCTTTCTGTATGGGATTATAGAAAGATCATGGAAAAAATGATGAATGCAGGTGACCTTGAATATATGGCCACCGACGATCCGGAGATTAGTTCACACCCTGCAAACTGTTTAATGGTTCGGATCGGAAAGCGAATCGACCTGGATAGCGTTCAGCAATTTGATAGAATCCGTTTTAAGAATCGATTTATGTATTAA
- the tyrS gene encoding tyrosine--tRNA ligase: MNILQDLEFRGLLNQVTDREGLEKELESGKVKLYCGFDPTADSLHIGNLLPILTLRRFQEAGHQPYALVGGGTGLIGDPSGRQTERTLNEAEIVVQWTEKIKSQLSRLLDFEREGNPANTVNNYDWLSELTMIEFLRDVGKNFSINYMLAKDSVDSRLEGGISFTEFSYMILQSYDFLNLFQKEDIKLQIGGSDQWGNITAGMELIRRSGEEEKAFGLTIPLITKADGTKFGKTASGTIWLDAEKTTPYEFYQFWVNAADADVINWLKYFTFLSKDQIADLEKSMAEAPEKREAQKALGREVTTLVHGEKAYLQAVKITEALFSGNLSDLTANEIEQGFKDVPSFSVENQADMNIVDLLVEAKISPSKRQAREDVTNGAVSVNGDKVQDLSYTIDAKDRIENRFVILRRGKKKYTLIRY, from the coding sequence ATGAACATTTTACAAGACTTAGAATTTAGAGGTCTGCTTAATCAGGTTACAGATCGAGAAGGGCTTGAAAAAGAACTTGAAAGCGGTAAAGTAAAGCTCTACTGTGGATTTGATCCTACAGCAGACAGTCTTCATATTGGTAACTTACTGCCGATTCTTACATTAAGAAGATTTCAGGAAGCAGGGCATCAGCCTTATGCTCTTGTCGGCGGAGGTACAGGTTTGATTGGTGACCCTAGCGGAAGACAGACAGAAAGAACATTAAACGAAGCTGAAATCGTCGTTCAATGGACGGAAAAAATTAAAAGCCAGCTTTCCAGGCTACTTGATTTTGAAAGAGAAGGTAACCCTGCAAATACAGTGAATAACTACGATTGGCTTAGCGAACTTACAATGATTGAATTTCTGCGGGATGTAGGGAAGAATTTCTCTATTAACTACATGCTTGCTAAGGATTCTGTAGATTCACGTTTAGAAGGCGGTATTTCTTTTACTGAGTTTTCATACATGATTTTGCAGTCTTATGACTTCTTAAATCTTTTCCAAAAAGAAGATATTAAGCTGCAGATCGGCGGAAGTGATCAGTGGGGCAACATTACTGCAGGAATGGAGTTAATCAGACGATCTGGAGAAGAAGAGAAGGCTTTTGGATTAACCATACCTTTGATTACTAAAGCGGATGGCACAAAGTTCGGGAAAACAGCATCAGGAACAATTTGGTTAGATGCTGAAAAAACGACGCCATATGAGTTCTACCAGTTCTGGGTGAATGCAGCAGATGCTGACGTTATTAACTGGCTGAAATACTTTACATTCTTATCTAAGGACCAAATTGCAGATCTTGAAAAATCAATGGCTGAAGCTCCTGAAAAGCGTGAAGCGCAAAAAGCTTTAGGACGTGAAGTAACAACGCTTGTTCATGGAGAAAAAGCATACCTTCAAGCAGTGAAAATAACTGAAGCACTATTCAGCGGGAATCTTAGCGATCTTACTGCAAATGAAATCGAACAAGGATTTAAAGATGTTCCATCGTTTTCTGTAGAGAACCAAGCGGACATGAACATTGTAGATCTTTTAGTTGAAGCAAAGATTTCTCCATCTAAGCGTCAGGCAAGAGAAGATGTGACAAACGGTGCTGTTTCTGTAAATGGCGACAAGGTTCAAGACCTCTCATATACGATTGATGCGAAAGACAGAATCGAAAATCGTTTTGTTATCCTTAGAAGAGGGAAGAAGAAGTACACATTAATCAGATACTAA
- the refZ gene encoding forespore capture DNA-binding protein RefZ produces MKKDTAETKLKIAEAAIYLFTSQGFKGTTVRQIAKKAGVNLALISYHFGGKKGLLEELITSFFEGYIRRIEIVYHTSRSSSVKGSFIELVETLLVYQQKNLPLARFVYREMTLDSTLVRELMSTYLVKEKYFLQTMFEKGMKKKEFRKQPIDFLTIQFKDMMMLPFLHPLYLSEVYQISAETETFIKPYKKWMVNWFDKCVCQTERKNPLLSAVQAPLFGSIQEKWGS; encoded by the coding sequence ATGAAGAAAGATACAGCAGAAACGAAGCTTAAAATTGCTGAAGCAGCTATTTATCTTTTTACAAGCCAAGGGTTTAAAGGTACGACTGTAAGACAGATCGCAAAAAAAGCAGGTGTGAACCTCGCACTGATCTCATACCACTTTGGCGGTAAAAAGGGGCTGCTTGAAGAACTGATCACTTCATTTTTTGAAGGGTATATCAGAAGAATCGAGATCGTGTATCATACTTCAAGGTCTTCATCGGTTAAAGGCAGTTTTATTGAACTTGTAGAGACGCTATTGGTTTACCAGCAAAAGAATCTGCCGCTTGCTCGATTCGTTTATCGGGAAATGACGCTCGATTCAACTCTTGTTCGTGAACTGATGTCAACTTATCTTGTAAAAGAAAAATATTTTTTGCAAACGATGTTTGAGAAAGGTATGAAGAAAAAGGAGTTCCGGAAACAGCCAATAGATTTTTTGACGATTCAATTTAAAGATATGATGATGCTACCGTTTTTGCATCCCTTGTATTTATCTGAAGTCTATCAGATTTCAGCGGAAACGGAGACTTTCATTAAACCTTACAAAAAGTGGATGGTTAATTGGTTTGATAAGTGCGTGTGCCAAACCGAAAGAAAAAATCCCCTGCTGTCTGCTGTTCAAGCGCCATTATTTGGCTCTATCCAAGAGAAGTGGGGAAGTTAA